Proteins encoded in a region of the Triticum dicoccoides isolate Atlit2015 ecotype Zavitan chromosome 3A, WEW_v2.0, whole genome shotgun sequence genome:
- the LOC119271916 gene encoding uncharacterized protein LOC119271916 encodes MHSFFLIDTKSEKVCFAEAGNDVVEFLIGLLSLPLGTVVNLLTKDRMGGSLGNVLSSAEKLDAKYKIKERRLSPAVGRATLSCLQQLLSAQLNNATTLAPDPVGTTTATSLPTSTYTIGDNLSVTPASFFTTISLLGITELGTLDLSALQQKTVKIGKEEALEILVASLKSETVPTDVFLPKKKARR; translated from the exons ATGCATTCTTTTT TCCTGATTGACACCAAGTCTGAGAAGGTGTGCTTCGCAGAGGCAGGCAACGATGTCGTGGAGTTCCTCATCGGTCTCCTGTCCCTGCCGCTTGGCACTGTTGTCAACCTGTTGACAAAGGATCGCATGGGCGGTAGCCTTGGCAACGTGCTCAGCAGCGCGGAGAAACTGGACGCGAAATACAAGATTAAAGAGCGGCGTCTCAGCCCGGCTGTCGGCCGAGCTACGCTCTCCTGCCTACAACAGCTACTGAGTGCGCAGCTCAACAACGCAACGACACTCGCCCCTGACCCTGTTGGAACAACAACAGCCACGTCACTACCTACATCCACGTACACGATTGGGGACAACCTTTCGGTGACTCCGGCATCTTTTTTCACGACTATTTCGTTGTTGGGCATCACAGAGCTTGGCACCCTGGACCTCAGTGCACTGCAGCAAAAGACTGTAAAAATCGGCAAAGAAGAG GCGCTGGAGATACTCGTTGCTTCCCTCAAGTCGGAGACCGTCCCGACAGACGTCTttctgccgaagaagaaggctcgcCGCTAG